A DNA window from Hordeum vulgare subsp. vulgare chromosome 1H, MorexV3_pseudomolecules_assembly, whole genome shotgun sequence contains the following coding sequences:
- the LOC123439670 gene encoding metalloendoproteinase 1-MMP-like: protein MVPCRPGRAAACLPLVLVLILCLLSCAAARPAPAPVHGRHHGEGWHSFKRLLDAQRGTRVTGLGDLKRYLATFGYMPKPAGAGAEHGGGPMDAFDEHLEAAVKRYQSRLSLPVTGRLDVVTLDQMMSPRCGVQDDHGASVTPEHGGAVSRFTFFKGKPRWTRRSDPDPDPVSLTYAVSPTATVGYLPADDVRAVFRRAFERWARVIPVAFVETDDYDKADIKVGFYEGSHGDGVPFDGPLGVLGHAFSPKNGRLHLDAAERWALDFAGETKASAAIDLESVATHEIGHVLGLGHSTSPQAVMYPSIKPLEKKADLTVDDVEGVQLLYGSNPDFRLSSLYDATDTSSSPAGSSWAASSAGLVICAVLVILVTHL from the coding sequence ATGGTTCCATGTCGCCCCGGTCGCGCAGCTGCGTGCCTcccgctggtgctggtgctgataCTTTGCCTCCTCTCGTGCGCCGCCGCTAGGCCTGCGCCGGCGCCGGTGCACGGCCGGCACCATGGCGAAGGGTGGCACTCGTTCAAGCGGCTGCTGGACGCGCAGCGGGGGACCCGTGTGACGGGGCTCGGCGACCTGAAGCGCTACCTGGCCACGTTCGGGTACATGCCCAAGCCTGCCGGCGCCGGGGCGGAGCACGGCGGTGGCCCTATGGACGCCTTCGACGAGCACCTCGAAGCCGCCGTGAAACGGTACCAGTCCCGGCTCAGCCTGCCGGTCACCGGCCGGCTCGACGTCGTGACGCTCGACCAGATGATGTCCCCGCGCTGCGGCGTCCAGGACGACCACGGCGCGTCCGTCACGCCAGAGCACGGCGGCGCGGTCAGCCGGTTCACGTTCTTCAAGGGCAAGCCACGGTGGACGCGGCGGTCGGACCCGGACCCGGACCCGGTCTCGCTCACGTACGCCGTGTCGCCGACGGCCACCGTGGGCTACCTGCCGGCCGACGACGTGAGGGCCGTGTTCCGGCGCGCGTTCGAGCGGTGGGCGCGGGTCATTCCTGTGGCGTTCGTCGAGACGGACGACTACGACAAGGCCGACATCAAGGTGGGGTTCTACGAGGGCAGCCACGGCGATGGGGTGCCCTTCGACGGGCCGCTCGGCGTGCTCGGACACGCCTTCTCTCCCAAGAACGGGCGGCTCCACCTCGACGCCGCGGAGCGGTGGGCGCTGGACTTCGCCGGCGAAACTAAAGCCTCGGCGGCCATCGACCTCGAGTCCGTGGCGACTCACGAGATCGGCCACGTCCTCGGGCTCGGGCACTCGACTTCGCCGCAAGCCGTCATGTACCCGAGCATCAAGCCACTGGAGAAGAAGGCCGACCTCACCGTCGATGACGTCGAAGGGGTGCAGCTGCTGTACGGGTCCAACCCGGATTTCAGGCTCAGCTCCCTCTACGACGCGACGGACACCTCcagctcgccggcggggagcagtTGGGCTGCTTCCTCGGCTGGGTTAGTTATTTGTGCGGTCCTGGTCATACTCGTGACGCACTTGTAG